Proteins from a genomic interval of Homo sapiens chromosome 6 genomic scaffold, GRCh38.p14 alternate locus group ALT_REF_LOCI_2 HSCHR6_MHC_COX_CTG1:
- the MDC1 gene encoding mediator of DNA damage checkpoint protein 1 isoform X10 yields the protein MEDTQAIDWDVEEEEETEQSSESLRCNVEPVGRLHIFSGAHGPEKDFPLHLGKNVVGRMPDCSVALPFPSISKQHAEIEILAWDKAPILRDCGSLNGTQILRPPKVLSPGVSHRLRDQELILFADLLCQYHRLDVSLPFVSRGPLTVEETPRVQGETQPQRLLLAEDSEEEVDFLSERRMVKKSRTTSSSVIVPESDEEGHSPVLGGLGPPFAFNLNSDTDVEEGQQPATEEASSAARRGATVEAKQSEAEVVTEIQLEKDQPLVKERDNDTKVKRGAGNGVVPAGVILERSQPPGEDSDTDVDDDSRPPGRPAEVHLERAQPFGFIDSDTDAEEERIPATPVVIPMKKRKIFHGVGTRGPGAPGLAHLQESQAGSDTDVEEGKAPQAVPLEKSQASMVINSDTDDEEEVSAALTLAHLKESQPAIWNRDAEEDMPQRVVLLQRSQTTTERDSDTDVEEEELPVENREAVLKDHTKIRALVRAHSEKDQPPFGDSDDSVEADKSSPGIHLERSQASTTVDINTQVEKEVPPGSAIIHIKKHQVSVEGTNQTDVKAVGGPAKLLVVSLEEAWPLHGDCETDAEEGTSLTASVVADVRKSQLPAEGDAGAEWAAAVLKQERAHEVGAQGGPPVAQVEQDLPISRENLTDLVVDTDTLGESTQPQREGAQVPTGREREQHVGGTKDSEDNYGDSEDLDLQATQCFLENQGLEAVQSMEDEPTQAFMLTPPQELGPSHCSFQTTGLLNCKMPPAEKASRIRAAEKVSRGDQESPDACLPPTVPEAPAPPQKPLNSQSQKHLAPPPLLSPLLPSIKPTVRKTRQDGSQEAPEAPLSSELEPFHPKPKIRTRKSSRMTPFPATSAAPEPHPSTSTAQPVTPKPTSQATRSRTNRSSVKTPEPVVPTAPELQPSTSTDQPVTSEPTSQVTRGRKSRSSVKTPETVVPTALELQPSTSTDRPVTSEPTSQATRGRKNRSSVKTPEPVVPTAPELQPSTSTDQPVTSEPTYQATRGRKNRSSVKTPEPVVPTAPELRPSTSTDRPVTPKPTSRTTRSRTNMSSVKTPETVVPTAPELQISTSTDQPVTPKPTSRTTRSRTNMSSVKNPESTVPIAPELPPSTSTEQPVTPEPTSRATRGRKNRSSGKTPETLVPTAPKLEPSTSTDQPVTPEPTSQATRGRTNRSSVKTPETVVPTAPELQPSTSTDQPVTPEPTSQATRGRTDRSSVKTPETVVPTAPELQASASTDQPVTSEPTSRTTRGRKNRSSVKTPETVVPAAPELQPSTSTDQPVTPEPTSRATRGRTNRSSVKTPESIVPIAPELQPSTSRNQLVTPEPTSRATRCRTNRSSVKTPEPVVPTAPEPHPTTSTDQPVTPKLTSRATRRKTNRSSVKTPKPVEPAASDLEPFTPTDQSVTPEAIAQGGQSKTLRSSTVRAMPVPTTPEFQSPVTTDQPISPEPITQPSCIKRQRAAGNPGSLAAPIDHKPCSAPLEPKSQASRNQRWGAVRAAESLTAIPEPASPQLLETPIHASQIQKVEPAGRSRFTPELQPKASQSRKRSLATMDSPPHQKQPQRGEVSQKTVIIKEEEEDTAEKPGKEEDVVTPKPGKRKRDQAEEEPNRIPSRSLRRTKLNQESTAPKVLFTGVVDARGERAVLALGGSLAGSAAEASHLVTDRIRRTVKFLCALGRGIPILSLDWLHQSRKAGFFLPPDEYVVTDPEQEKNFGFSLQDALSRARERRLLEGYEIYVTPGVQPPPPQMGEIISCCGGTYLPSMPRSYKPQRVVITCPQDFPHCSIPLRVGLPLLSPEFLLTGVLKQEAKPEAFVLSPLEMSST from the exons ATGGAGGACACCCAGGCTATTGACTGGGATgttgaagaagaggaggagacagagcAATCCAGTGAATCCTTGAGGTGTAACGTGGAGCCAGTAGGGCGGCTACATATCTTTAGTGGTGCCCATGGACCAGAAAAAG ATTTCCCACTACACCTCGGGAAGAATGTGGTAGGCCGAATGCCTGACTGCTCTGTGGCCCTGCCCTTTCCATCTATCTCCAAACAACATGCAGAGATTGAAATCTTAGCCTGGGACAAGGCACCTATCCTCCGAGACTGTGGGAGCCTTAATGGTACTCAAATCCTGAGACCTCCTAAGGTTTTGAGCCCTGGGGTGAGTCACCGTCTGAGGGACCAGGAATTGATTCTCTTTGCTGACTTGCTCTGCCAGTACCATCGCCTGGATGTCTCTCTGCCCTTTGTCTCCCGGGGCCCTCTGACAGTAGAAGAGACACCCAGAGTACAGGGAGAAACTCAACCCCAGAGGCTTCTGTTGGCTGAGGACTCGGAGGAGGAAGTAG attttctttctgaaaggCGTATGGTAAAAAAATCAAGGACCACATCTTCCTCTGTGATAGTTCCAGAGAG TGATGAAGAGGGGCATTCCCCGGTCCTGGGCGGCCTTGGGCCGCCTTTTGCCTTCAATTTGAACAGTGACACAGATGTGGAAGAAGGTCAGCAACCAGCCACAGAGGAGGCCTCCTCAGCTGCCAGAAGAGGTGCCACTGTAGAGGCAAAGCAGTCTGAAGCTGAAGTTGTAACTGAAATCCAGCTTGAAAAGGATCAGCCTTTAGTGAAGGAGAGGGACAATGATACAAAAGTCAAGAGGGGTGCAGGGAATGGGGTGGTTCCAGCTGGGGTGATTCTGGAGAGGAGCCAACCTCCTGGAGAGGACAGTGACACAGATGTGGATGATGACAGCAGGCCTCCTGGAAGGCCAGCTGAGGTCCATTTGGAAAGGGCTCAGCCTTTTGGCTTCATCGACAGCGACACTGATGCGGAAGAAGAGAGGATCCCAGCAACCCCAGTTGTCATTCCTATGAAGAAGAGGAAGATCTTCCATGGAGTAGGTACAAGGGGTCCTGgagcaccaggcctggcccatcTGCAGGAGAGCCAGGCTGGTAGTGATACAGATGTGGAAGAAGGCAAGGCCCCACAGGCTGTCCCTCTGGAGAAAAGCCAAGCTTCCATGGTTATCAACAGCGATACAGATGACGAGGAAGAAGTCTCAGCAGCGCTGACTTTGGCACATCTGAAAGAGAGCCAGCCTGCTATATGGAACAGAGATGCAGAAGAGGACATGCCCCAACGTGTGGTCCTTCTGCAGCGAAGCCAAACCACCACTGAGAGAGACAGTGACACAGACGTGGAGGAGGAAGAGCTCCCAGTGGAAAATAGAGAAGCTGTCCTCAAGGATCACACAAAGATTAGAGCCCTTGTTAGAGCACATTCAGAAAAGGACCAACCTCCTTTTGGGGACAGTGATGACAGTGTGGAAGCAGATAAGAGCTCACCTGGGATCCACCTGGAGAGAAGCCAAGCCTCCACCACAGTGGACATCAACACACAAGTGGAGAAGGAAGTCCCGCCAGGGTCAGCCATTATACATATAAAGAAGCATCAGGTGTCTGTGGAGGGGACAAATCAAACAGATGTGAAAGCAGTTGGGGGACCAGCAAAGCTGCTTGTGGTATCTCTAGAGGAAGCCTGGCCTCTGCATGGGGACTGTGAAACAGATGCAGAGGAGGGCACCTCCCTAACAGCCTCAGTAGTTGCAGATGTAAGAAAGAGCCAGCTTCCAGCAGAAGGGGATGCTGGGGCAGAGTGGGCTGCAGCTGTTCTTAAGCAGGAGAGAGCTCATGAGGTGGGGGCCCAGGGTGGGCCACCTGTGGCACAAGTGGAGCAGGACCTCCCTATCTCAAGAGAGAACCTCACAGATCTGGTGGTGGACACAGACACTCTAGGGGAATCCACCCAGCCACAGAGAGAGGGAGCCCAGGTCCCcacaggaagggagagagaacaaCATGTGGGTGGGACCAAGGACTCTGAAGACAACTATGGTG ATTCTGAAGATCTGGACCTACAAGCTACCCAGTGCTTTCTGGAGAATCAGGGCCTGGAAG CAGTCCAGAGCATGGAGGATGAACCTACCCAGGCCTTCATGTTGACTCCACCCCAAGAGCTTGGCCCTTCCCATTGCAGCTTCCAGACAACAG GCCTCCTGAATTGCAAGATGCCACCTGCTGAGAAGGCTTCCAGGATCAGAGCTGCTGAGAAGGTTTCCAGG GGCGATCAGGAATCTCCAGATGCTTGTCTGCCTCCTACAGTACCTgaagccccagccccaccccaaaaGCCCCTTAACTCTCAGAGCCAGAAACATCTTGCACCTCCGCCCCTTCTTTCTCCCCTTTTACCTTCTATCAAGCCAACCGTTCGTAAGACCAGGCAAGATGGGAGTCAGGAAGCTCCAGAGGCTCCCTTGTCCTCAGAGCTGGAGCCTTTCCACCCAAAGCCTAAAATTAGAACTCGGAAGTCCTCCAGAATGACACCCTTTCCAGCTACCTCTGCTGCCCCTGAGCCCCACCCTTCCACCTCCACAGCCCAGCCAGTCACTCCCAAGCCCACATCTCAGGCCACTAGGAGCAGGACAAATAGGTCCTCTGTCAAGACCCCTGAACCAGTTGTCCCCACAGCCCCTGAGCTCCAGCCTTCCACCTCCACAGACCAGCCTGTCACCTCTGAGCCCACATCTCAGGTTACTAGGGGAAGAAAAAGTAGATCCTCTGTCAAGACCCCTGAAACAGTTGTGCCCACAGCCCTTGAGCTCCAGCCTTCCACCTCCACCGACCGACCTGTCACCTCTGAACCCACCTCTCAGGCTACTAGGGGAAGAAAAAATAGATCCTCTGTCAAGACCCCTGAACCAGTTGTCCCCACAGCCCCTGAGCTCCAGCCTTCCACCTCCACAGACCAGCCTGTCACTTCTGAGCCCACATATCAGGCTACTAGGGGAAGAAAAAATAGATCCTCTGTCAAGACCCCTGAACCAGTTGTGCCCACAGCCCCTGAGCTCCGGCCTTCCACCTCCACAGACCGACCTGTCACCCCCAAGCCCACATCTCGGACCACTAGGAGCAGGACAAATATGTCCTCTGTCAAGACCCCTGAAACAGTTGTCCCCACAGCCCCTGAGCTCCAGATTTCCACCTCCACAGACCAACCTGTCACCCCTAAGCCCACATCTCGGACCACTAGGAGCAGGACAAATATGTCCTCTGTGAAGAACCCTGAATCAACTGTCCCTATAGCCCCTGAGCTCCCACCTTCCACCTCCACAGAGCAGCCTGTCACCCCTGAGCCCACATCTCGGGCTACTAGGGGAAGAAAAAATAGATCCTCTGGCAAGACCCCTGAAACACTTGTCCCCACAGCCCCTAAGCTCGAGCCTTCCACTTCCACAGACCAACCTGTCACTCCTGAGCCCACATCTCAGGCCACCAGGGGCAGGACAAATAGGTCCTCTGTGAAGACCCCTGAAACAGTTGTCCCCACAGCCCCTGAGCTCCAGCCTTCCACCTCCACAGACCAGCCTGTTACCCCTGAGCCTACGTCTCAGGCTACTAGGGGAAGAACAGATAGATCCTCTGTCAAGACTCCTGAAACAGTTGTCCCCACAGCCCCTGAGCTACAGGCTTCCGCCTCCACAGACCAGCCTGTCACCTCTGAGCCCACATCTCGGACCACTAGGGGAAGAAAAAATCGGTCCTCTGTCAAGACCCCTGAAACAGTTGTGCCCGCAGCCCCTGAGCTCCAGCCTTCCACCTCCACAGACCAACCTGTCACCCCTGAGCCCACATCTCGGGCCACTAGGGGCAGGACAAATAGGTCCTCTGTCAAGACCCCTGAATCAATTGTCCCTATAGCCCCTGAGCTTCAGCCTTCCACCTCCAGAAACCAGCTTGTCACCCCTGAGCCCACATCTCGGGCCACTAGGTGCAGGACAAATAGGTCCTCTGTCAAGACCCCTGAGCCAGTTGTCCCCACAGCCCCTGAGCCCCATCCTACCACCTCCACAGACCAGCCTGTCACCCCCAAGCTCACATCTAGGGCCACTAGGAGAAAGACAAATAGGTCCTCTGTCAAGACTCCCAAACCAGTTGAACCAGCAGCCTCTGATCTTGAGCCTTTTACCCCCACAGACCAGTCCGTCACCCCTGAGGCCATAGCTCAGGGTGGTCAGAGCAAAACACTGAGGTCTTCCACAGTAAGAGCTATGCCGGTTCCTACCACCCCTGAATTCCAATCTCCTGTCACCACAGACCAGCCTATTTCCCCTGAGCCTATTACTCAACCCAGTTGCATCAAGAGGCAGAGAGCCGCTGGGAACCCTGGCTCCCTCGCAGCTCCCATTGACCATAAGCCTTGCTCTGCACCCTTGGAACCTAAATCCCAGGCCTCAAGGAACCAAAGATGGGGAGCAGTGAGAGCAGCTGAATCCCTTACAGCCATTCCTGAGCCTGCCTCTCCCCAGCTTCTTGAGACACCAATTCATGCCTCCCAGATCCAAAAGGTGGAACCAGCAGGTAGATCTAGGTTCACCCCGGAGCTCCAGCCTAAGGCCTCTCAAAGCCGCAAGAGGTCTTTAGCTACCATGGATTCACCACCACATCAAAAACAGCCCCAAAGAGGGGAAGTCTCCCAGAAGACAGTGATTatcaaggaagaggaagaagatacTGCAGAGAAGCCAGGGAAGGAAGAG GATGTCGTGACTCCaaaaccaggcaagagaaagagagaccaggCAGAGGAGGAGCCCAACAGAATACCAAGCCGCAGCCTCCGACGGACCAAACTTAACCAAGAATCAACAGCCCCCAAA GTGCTCTTCACAGGAGTGGTGGATGCTCGGGGAGAGCGGGCTGTGCTGGCACTGGGGGGAAGTCTGGCTGGTTCAGCGGCAGAGGCTTCCCACCTGGTCACTGATCGCATCCGCCGGACAGTCAAGTTCCTGTGTGCCCTGGGGCGGGGAATCCCCATTCTGTCCCTGGACTGGCTGCATCAG TCCCGCAAGGCTGGTTTCTTCTTACCCCCGGATGAATATGTGGTGACCGACCCTGAGCAAGAGAAGAACTTTGGCTTTAGCCTTCAAGACGCACTGAGCAGGGCTCGGGAGCGAAGGCTGCTAGAG gGCTATGAGATCTATGTGACCCCTGGAGTCCAGCCACCACCACCTCAGATGGGAGAGATTATTAGCTGCTGTGGAGGCACATACCTACCCAGCATGCCTCGGTCCTATAAG CCTCAGAGAGTTGTGATCACATGCCCTCAGGACTTCCCTCATTGCTCCATTCCACTACGGGTTGGGCTGCCCCTCCTCTCGCCTGAGTTCCTGCTGACTGGAGTGCTGAAGCAGGAAGCCAAGCCAGAGGCCTTTGTCCTCTCCCCTTTGGAGATGTCATCCACCTGA